Proteins encoded together in one Microbacterium sp. ABRD28 window:
- a CDS encoding organic hydroperoxide resistance protein, whose translation MDALYTAEALATGGGRDGHVRTADGILDTDVRVPKELGGAGGAPNPELLFAAGYAACFHSALQSVARTQKVKVDGSSVGSRVSLGSNGDGGFQLAVLLEVNIPGVDGEVAQQLADAAHQVCPYSNATRGNIEVTVSVVDD comes from the coding sequence ATGGACGCCCTTTACACCGCAGAAGCACTCGCCACCGGCGGAGGTCGCGACGGTCACGTGCGCACCGCCGACGGCATTCTCGACACCGACGTGCGCGTGCCGAAAGAGCTCGGGGGCGCCGGGGGCGCGCCGAACCCCGAACTGCTCTTCGCCGCCGGCTACGCGGCCTGCTTCCACAGCGCGCTGCAGAGCGTCGCGCGGACGCAGAAGGTGAAGGTCGATGGCTCGAGCGTCGGGTCGCGCGTGTCGCTGGGATCGAACGGCGACGGCGGGTTCCAGCTCGCGGTGCTGCTTGAGGTGAACATCCCGGGGGTCGACGGCGAGGTTGCACAGCAGCTCGCCGATGCCGCCCACCAGGTGTGCCCGTACTCGAACGCGACGCGCGGCAACATCGAGGTCACGGTCTCGGTCGTCGACGACTGA
- a CDS encoding MarR family transcriptional regulator: MAAVVLDDFVCFAMYTASHATTQAYREVLKPWSLTYPQYLAMVVLATGERTVSALGEELHLDSGTLSPLLRRLESRGLVARRRDESDERVVRASLTDQGRSVYADVVAAAGCLVPGFVDSGRSVPELLAQLNAITANMRALAGELRAAS; the protein is encoded by the coding sequence ATGGCTGCTGTCGTGCTCGACGATTTCGTCTGCTTCGCGATGTACACCGCGTCGCATGCGACGACGCAGGCGTACCGCGAGGTGTTGAAGCCGTGGTCGCTGACGTATCCGCAGTACCTCGCGATGGTCGTGCTCGCCACCGGCGAGCGCACCGTCAGCGCTCTCGGCGAAGAGCTGCACCTCGACTCGGGCACCCTCTCCCCGCTCCTGAGACGGCTGGAGAGCCGCGGTCTCGTCGCCCGCCGGCGTGACGAGAGCGACGAGCGGGTGGTGCGGGCGAGCCTCACCGACCAGGGGCGATCGGTCTACGCCGATGTCGTGGCGGCGGCCGGATGCCTCGTGCCGGGCTTCGTCGACAGTGGGCGCAGCGTGCCCGAGCTGCTGGCCCAGCTGAACGCGATCACCGCGAACATGCGGGCGCTCGCGGGCGAACTGCGCGCCGCCTCCTGA
- a CDS encoding SDR family oxidoreductase gives MTERFTDRTVLITGAGSGLGRATAVRLASEGANLSLVDVSKDGLDATVQAVRDVAPDATLVTVTADVSSEDDTQRYVDETLTAFGRIDGFFNNAGIEGTQNLTEDFSVAEFDRVVSINLRGVFLGLEKVLKVMREQGSGAVVNTASVGGIRGVGRQSGYAAAKHGVVGLTRNSGVEYGEFGVRINAVAPGAIWTPMVENSMKQIDAENPRQAAEQFIQANPTKRYGEAPEIASVVAFLLSDDSSYVNAAVIPIDGGQSAKY, from the coding sequence ATGACTGAACGATTCACCGACCGCACCGTCCTCATCACCGGAGCCGGCTCCGGCCTCGGCCGCGCGACCGCGGTCCGACTGGCTTCGGAGGGTGCGAACCTCTCGCTCGTCGACGTCTCGAAGGACGGGCTGGATGCCACGGTGCAGGCCGTTCGCGATGTCGCCCCCGACGCCACGCTCGTCACCGTCACCGCCGATGTCTCGAGCGAAGACGACACTCAGCGCTACGTCGACGAGACCCTCACGGCCTTCGGCCGCATCGACGGCTTCTTCAACAACGCCGGCATCGAGGGCACGCAGAACCTCACCGAAGACTTCTCGGTCGCCGAGTTCGACCGGGTCGTCTCGATCAACCTGCGCGGCGTCTTCTTGGGCCTCGAGAAGGTGCTGAAGGTCATGCGCGAGCAGGGGAGCGGCGCCGTGGTGAACACCGCGAGCGTCGGTGGCATCCGCGGTGTGGGGCGCCAGTCGGGTTATGCCGCCGCCAAGCACGGCGTGGTCGGGCTCACCCGCAACTCGGGCGTCGAGTACGGCGAGTTCGGCGTGCGCATCAACGCCGTTGCTCCCGGAGCGATCTGGACCCCGATGGTCGAGAACTCCATGAAGCAGATCGACGCTGAGAACCCGCGCCAGGCGGCCGAGCAGTTCATCCAGGCCAACCCCACCAAGCGTTACGGTGAGGCCCCCGAGATCGCGTCGGTCGTCGCGTTCCTTCTGTCCGACGACTCGTCGTACGTCAACGCCGCCGTCATCCCGATCGACGGCGGCCAGTCGGCCAAGTACTGA
- a CDS encoding protein-tyrosine phosphatase family protein — translation MTQWSPDLEGVVTLPGGRRIRGRGLRDGSAGFEPAPDFGLYLTAQYHEERWPSRWIAWPDFRLPRTPSDAIAALREAYDRSATERVEVACDGGTGRTGTALALLARFDGVPAGEAVAWVRANYRPRAVETPWQRRFVRRVHLSA, via the coding sequence ATGACACAGTGGTCGCCCGACCTCGAGGGTGTCGTGACGTTACCGGGCGGTCGGCGCATCCGCGGACGCGGCCTGAGAGACGGCTCGGCGGGTTTCGAGCCTGCACCCGATTTCGGCCTCTATCTCACGGCGCAGTACCACGAGGAGCGCTGGCCGTCACGGTGGATCGCGTGGCCCGACTTCCGCCTGCCGCGCACGCCGTCAGACGCGATCGCCGCGCTTCGCGAGGCCTACGACCGGTCCGCGACGGAGCGGGTCGAGGTCGCGTGCGACGGCGGCACCGGCCGCACCGGCACCGCGCTCGCCCTCCTCGCCAGATTCGACGGTGTGCCCGCCGGCGAGGCGGTGGCGTGGGTTCGGGCCAACTACCGACCCAGAGCAGTCGAGACGCCCTGGCAGCGCCGGTTCGTCCGAAGGGTGCACCTCAGCGCATGA
- a CDS encoding phosphodiester glycosidase family protein produces MPARATRLSSSPPPRRRLAAALLVAVVTTTTVGVGTLAPMPAVAAPDTGGLDLAGGDSTLLSADSQTLAPGLELTDFRRLQPAGWVTGHVMRADLTTPTLSLDVLDAGTVSGGATLSEQIAGTGAIAAINGDYFDMNNSTAPVGTNVSPTQGVRSAAPDERPAFTMSDGLAAVQALASAATVTIDGTSHRVSGVNSPAIGANGIGWYTAAWGTHPLARALGAPAALASPMATVTVQDGVVTEVSTDPASVTGETAIADGTGVLIGREAGAATLAALEVGDAVDVAVATSADVDLAVSGAQRLIIDGVQTDAEQVEAARTAIGVSRDGTEITVVTIDGRTGDSRGMTLQELGDLMLDLGVHNAVNLDGGGSTMLAVREPGESEASLHNRPSDGTERVVANSLAFFSSAPAGVVSDVQVAPALDATDADAVFPGLHRTLAGTGLDDNLGGIEVAGSFQTTDDAVSLIADSDASVVVEGVTPGTATVAFAAEGKSATTQVRVLGDLERIRPSATVIALSEPGQTATVRLTGLDADGFSAPIEARDVRVENGEDVAVEPTGLGEFTVSPVVDSGSATVTFTAGGRSVDVAVTIGYDTLPVADFADAAEWTAGVARATGTLTPATGPEGQPALTLSYDFTTSTGTRGYYAIVPGEAATGGRVLEGQPQALTMWMHGDGSGAWPRLQLKTGAGTTINLDGPMVDWTGWQQARFTVPAGTAYPLTFQRVRMMETRPTASYQGEVTIASLESVVAPDVEQPVAPRVFDPVIVTDGTVDDRAQRIAVMSDAQFVARNPDSELVQAARETFREIVAADPDYLVINGDLVDEASVADFELAARILEEEIGDRIPYVYVPGNHEIMGGAISNFIDAFGDPYRSIDLGGTRMITLNSAAGSFRASGLEQLRFLDEQLADAASDSSVTGVLVFSHHPADDPLPSKASQLADRYEAAQFVETLTQFRADTGKSAAMVNGHVGVFDATSYDGVSRVLGGNAGKGPSGTPDAGGFTGWTMLGVNPGAGVVGASPEVVVDRVRWMQAETKPRVSAVDLEAPTVLEVGETAAVSATFEQDGGRVVPVAWPVSADWAGDGIDVVTDLISTPTRLEAAAEGVLRLNPATGEVTAVAAGEATLSVTVNGVTQAVDVTVVGEPGEPGGPGEPGEPGEPGEPGEPGEPGEPGEPGEPGGQPGDGGAPTNGGDGASAGGQPTGAGDSDLATTGFESAPLLWTALIALLVVGVGAGLRTWRVRRAGRQEV; encoded by the coding sequence TTGCCTGCGCGCGCAACACGTCTGTCCTCCTCCCCTCCCCCGCGGCGACGCCTCGCTGCCGCGCTGCTCGTCGCCGTGGTCACCACGACGACGGTGGGAGTCGGGACACTCGCTCCGATGCCGGCGGTCGCCGCACCCGATACGGGCGGCCTCGACCTCGCCGGCGGAGACTCCACCCTTCTCTCCGCCGACTCGCAGACGCTCGCCCCCGGGCTCGAGCTCACCGACTTCCGCCGACTGCAGCCGGCCGGGTGGGTCACCGGTCACGTCATGCGCGCTGATCTCACCACACCCACTCTCTCGCTCGACGTCCTCGACGCCGGCACGGTCTCGGGAGGTGCGACGCTCAGCGAGCAGATCGCCGGCACCGGCGCGATCGCTGCGATCAACGGCGACTACTTCGACATGAACAACTCCACCGCGCCCGTCGGCACCAACGTGTCGCCCACCCAGGGCGTGCGCTCGGCCGCCCCCGATGAGCGCCCGGCGTTCACGATGAGCGACGGGCTCGCGGCCGTGCAGGCGCTGGCCTCTGCGGCGACGGTGACGATCGACGGCACCTCCCACCGTGTCTCGGGCGTCAACAGCCCGGCCATCGGCGCGAACGGCATCGGGTGGTACACCGCGGCGTGGGGCACGCACCCGCTCGCCCGCGCTCTGGGCGCGCCCGCCGCGCTCGCCTCACCGATGGCTACCGTCACCGTGCAGGACGGGGTGGTCACCGAGGTGAGCACCGACCCCGCATCCGTCACCGGCGAGACCGCGATCGCCGACGGCACCGGCGTGCTCATCGGGCGCGAAGCCGGCGCTGCCACCCTGGCCGCACTCGAGGTCGGCGACGCCGTCGACGTCGCCGTCGCGACATCCGCAGACGTCGATCTCGCCGTGAGCGGCGCGCAGCGCCTCATCATCGACGGCGTGCAGACCGACGCCGAACAGGTCGAGGCCGCGCGCACCGCCATCGGCGTGAGCCGTGACGGCACCGAGATCACCGTCGTCACCATCGACGGGCGGACGGGCGACAGCCGCGGCATGACGCTGCAGGAGCTCGGCGACCTCATGCTCGACCTCGGCGTGCACAACGCCGTGAACCTCGACGGCGGCGGCTCGACCATGCTCGCCGTCCGTGAGCCGGGTGAGAGCGAAGCATCCCTCCACAACCGTCCGTCCGACGGCACCGAGCGCGTCGTCGCCAACAGCCTCGCGTTCTTCTCCTCCGCACCGGCCGGGGTCGTCTCCGACGTGCAGGTCGCACCTGCGCTCGACGCCACCGACGCCGACGCGGTCTTCCCGGGGCTGCACCGCACGCTCGCCGGCACGGGTCTCGACGACAACCTCGGAGGCATCGAGGTCGCGGGTTCGTTCCAGACGACGGATGACGCGGTCTCGCTCATTGCGGACAGTGACGCGTCTGTCGTGGTGGAGGGCGTCACTCCCGGAACGGCCACCGTCGCCTTCGCGGCCGAGGGCAAGAGCGCCACGACCCAGGTGCGGGTGCTCGGAGACCTCGAGCGGATCCGTCCGAGCGCGACGGTGATCGCGCTGTCCGAGCCCGGGCAGACCGCGACCGTGCGCCTCACCGGCCTTGACGCCGATGGCTTCAGCGCCCCGATCGAGGCGCGCGATGTCCGTGTCGAGAACGGTGAGGATGTCGCCGTCGAGCCCACCGGACTCGGAGAGTTCACCGTCTCGCCGGTGGTCGACAGCGGTTCGGCGACGGTGACCTTCACCGCCGGTGGCCGAAGCGTCGACGTCGCCGTGACGATCGGGTACGACACCCTCCCCGTCGCCGACTTCGCCGACGCCGCCGAGTGGACCGCCGGCGTCGCGCGTGCCACCGGAACACTGACCCCCGCCACCGGCCCGGAGGGGCAGCCCGCGCTGACGCTGTCGTACGACTTCACCACCTCCACCGGCACCCGCGGGTACTACGCGATCGTGCCGGGAGAAGCCGCCACCGGCGGACGCGTGCTCGAGGGCCAGCCCCAGGCGCTGACGATGTGGATGCACGGTGACGGCTCGGGCGCATGGCCCCGCCTGCAGCTGAAGACCGGCGCCGGAACCACCATCAACCTGGATGGCCCGATGGTCGACTGGACCGGATGGCAGCAGGCCCGATTCACCGTGCCGGCCGGGACGGCGTACCCGCTCACGTTCCAGCGGGTGCGGATGATGGAGACACGCCCCACCGCGAGCTATCAGGGCGAGGTGACGATCGCCTCTCTCGAGTCGGTCGTGGCGCCCGATGTGGAGCAGCCGGTCGCGCCCCGCGTCTTCGATCCGGTGATCGTCACCGACGGCACGGTCGACGACCGAGCGCAGCGCATCGCCGTGATGAGCGACGCCCAGTTCGTCGCCCGAAACCCCGACAGCGAGCTGGTGCAGGCCGCGCGAGAGACGTTCCGCGAGATCGTCGCGGCAGATCCCGACTACCTGGTCATCAACGGCGACCTGGTCGATGAGGCGTCCGTCGCCGACTTCGAGCTCGCCGCCCGGATCCTGGAGGAGGAGATCGGCGACCGGATCCCCTACGTCTACGTGCCGGGCAACCACGAGATCATGGGCGGGGCGATCTCGAACTTCATCGACGCCTTCGGCGACCCGTATCGCTCGATCGACCTCGGCGGCACGCGCATGATCACCCTGAACAGCGCGGCGGGGTCGTTCCGAGCCTCGGGCCTGGAGCAGCTGCGGTTCCTCGACGAGCAGCTCGCCGACGCGGCATCCGACTCATCGGTCACCGGGGTGCTGGTGTTCTCGCACCATCCCGCCGACGACCCGCTGCCGTCCAAGGCGAGCCAGCTCGCCGACCGCTACGAGGCTGCGCAGTTCGTCGAGACTCTCACGCAGTTCCGTGCCGACACCGGCAAGTCGGCGGCGATGGTCAACGGGCACGTCGGCGTCTTCGACGCCACGAGCTACGACGGCGTCAGCCGTGTGCTCGGCGGCAACGCCGGCAAGGGCCCGTCGGGAACCCCGGATGCCGGTGGCTTCACCGGCTGGACGATGCTCGGCGTGAACCCAGGTGCGGGTGTCGTCGGCGCGTCGCCCGAGGTGGTCGTCGACCGGGTGCGCTGGATGCAGGCCGAGACCAAGCCGCGCGTGTCGGCGGTCGACCTCGAAGCGCCCACGGTGCTCGAGGTCGGCGAGACCGCTGCGGTGTCGGCGACCTTCGAGCAGGACGGCGGGCGGGTGGTACCGGTCGCCTGGCCGGTGTCGGCCGACTGGGCGGGCGACGGCATCGATGTCGTGACCGACCTGATCAGCACGCCTACCCGGCTCGAGGCCGCCGCCGAGGGAGTGCTGCGCCTGAACCCGGCGACCGGCGAAGTGACCGCTGTCGCCGCTGGTGAAGCGACGCTGTCGGTGACGGTGAACGGCGTGACCCAGGCGGTCGACGTGACGGTCGTCGGTGAGCCGGGGGAACCCGGCGGGCCTGGAGAACCGGGAGAGCCCGGGGAGCCTGGGGAACCGGGAGAGCCCGGGGAGCCCGGAGAGCCTGGTGAGCCTGGTGAGCCCGGGGGCCAGCCCGGCGATGGAGGGGCCCCGACGAACGGTGGCGACGGTGCGAGCGCGGGTGGTCAGCCGACGGGAGCCGGCGATAGCGATCTCGCGACGACCGGATTCGAGAGCGCCCCGCTGCTGTGGACGGCGCTGATCGCGCTCCTCGTCGTCGGCGTCGGTGCCGGGCTCCGAACCTGGCGTGTTCGCCGCGCTGGCCGACAGGAGGTCTGA
- a CDS encoding DUF1345 domain-containing protein gives MTTPPADEAPTPSNIPAPLDPGAFSGIQHRAGFRVAIMFAVFLGVTLVVSVAGEWVFAPAVGWIAAAATYILWVWLGVLRLGPAETASHATREDPTQPVAQTLLIVATLASIGAIGLLLVESGAVLGAARFGLAAAALATVAASWCLVQTLFTLRYAGLYYRLGGAGIDFNQSEPPEYRDFAYVAFTLGMTYQVSDTSITSSLIRRQVLRHAVLSFVLGVIVLAAAINLIAALAR, from the coding sequence ATGACCACCCCGCCCGCCGACGAAGCTCCGACGCCGTCGAACATTCCTGCACCGCTCGACCCCGGCGCCTTCTCCGGCATCCAGCACCGGGCGGGCTTCCGCGTCGCGATCATGTTCGCGGTGTTCCTCGGGGTCACCCTTGTCGTCAGCGTGGCCGGGGAGTGGGTCTTCGCCCCCGCCGTCGGCTGGATCGCCGCGGCCGCGACCTACATCCTCTGGGTGTGGCTGGGCGTCCTCCGGCTCGGCCCGGCCGAGACCGCCAGTCACGCGACGCGCGAAGATCCCACGCAGCCGGTCGCGCAGACCCTCCTGATCGTGGCGACTCTGGCGAGCATCGGCGCGATCGGATTGCTGCTCGTCGAATCCGGCGCGGTGCTGGGGGCTGCGCGCTTCGGGCTCGCCGCGGCCGCACTCGCCACGGTTGCGGCATCCTGGTGCCTGGTTCAGACCCTCTTCACGCTTCGCTACGCAGGGCTCTATTACCGTCTCGGCGGCGCCGGCATCGACTTCAACCAGTCCGAGCCGCCCGAGTATCGCGATTTCGCCTACGTCGCCTTCACCCTGGGCATGACCTACCAGGTCTCCGATACGAGCATCACCAGCTCGCTCATCCGGCGCCAGGTGCTCCGGCATGCGGTGCTGTCGTTCGTCCTCGGGGTGATCGTCCTCGCGGCCGCGATCAACCTCATCGCGGCGTTGGCCCGATAG